From the genome of Elusimicrobiota bacterium, one region includes:
- a CDS encoding thermonuclease family protein → MYRNLLVGFLILAYSVVVFAQETAKVLKVVDGQSLEIEYDGQKETIYFLGVAIPKLGPGDEIYKSKKYKKTLKKREKESFKLVKSLVREGDRILIEFDERKWDRLHRFVGYIFVSDGRMLNEEVIKAGYSNVELRPPNIKYEDRFNQIVKEAKIKKKGIWK, encoded by the coding sequence ATGTATAGAAATTTATTAGTTGGCTTTTTAATTCTAGCATATAGCGTTGTCGTTTTTGCTCAAGAAACGGCTAAAGTGCTGAAAGTTGTTGACGGGCAATCCCTGGAAATTGAGTATGACGGGCAGAAAGAAACAATTTATTTTCTTGGCGTTGCTATTCCAAAGCTGGGCCCCGGTGATGAAATTTATAAAAGCAAAAAATATAAAAAAACCCTGAAAAAAAGAGAAAAAGAGTCTTTTAAATTGGTGAAATCTCTTGTAAGAGAGGGGGATAGAATCCTAATTGAATTTGATGAAAGAAAATGGGATAGATTACATAGATTTGTTGGATATATTTTTGTTAGTGACGGTAGAATGTTAAATGAAGAAGTAATAAAAGCAGGATATTCTAATGTTGAGTTAAGGCCTCCAAATATTAAGTATGAAGACAGATTTAACCAGATTGTAAAAGAAGCGAAAATCAAGAAAAAAGGAATTTGGAAGTAA
- a CDS encoding response regulator: protein MENLMDVQQLAEYLQMNKMTVYKLARRGTIPAFKVASEWRFKKELIDKWLMNQIKGKPEVEKLGVEIKSGRSKTVLVVDDENVIRDFFSRVLTRYNVLTASSGEEALDVIKKDKPDLVLLDIKMPGIGGIETLRKIKEIDINIVVIMLSAFSTLEDNLAAARLGAYTSISKPFDLEEMQSVIKVAMVSEDETKEANPLLNPPKKTIKT, encoded by the coding sequence GTGGAAAACTTAATGGATGTTCAACAGTTGGCAGAGTATTTACAGATGAATAAGATGACAGTGTACAAACTTGCCAGACGGGGAACAATACCTGCCTTTAAAGTAGCCAGTGAGTGGCGTTTTAAGAAGGAGCTGATCGATAAATGGTTAATGAACCAAATTAAAGGCAAACCAGAGGTGGAAAAGCTTGGCGTTGAGATAAAATCGGGCCGCAGCAAGACAGTATTAGTCGTTGATGATGAAAATGTGATACGGGATTTTTTCAGCCGCGTGCTTACGAGATATAATGTGCTCACTGCGTCGAGTGGTGAGGAAGCTCTTGATGTAATAAAAAAAGATAAGCCGGATTTAGTACTCTTGGATATAAAAATGCCGGGGATCGGCGGAATTGAGACCTTAAGGAAGATTAAAGAGATTGACATCAATATAGTTGTGATAATGCTTAGCGCCTTCTCAACATTAGAGGATAATCTTGCCGCCGCCCGTTTGGGCGCCTACACTTCCATTTCCAAACCCTTTGATTTGGAAGAAATGCAATCAGTGATCAAAGTTGCTATGGTAAGCGAGGACGAAACTAAAGAAGCCAACCCGCTTTTAAATCCACCGAAAAAGACAATAAAAACCTAA